A region from the Serinibacter arcticus genome encodes:
- a CDS encoding FhaA domain-containing protein, with protein sequence MGVLDRFEKGVERVVSSAFAKAFRSEVKPVEIASAIRKDMDDRAASFSRGRTVVPNAFDVELGESDHERIVEWGEDALADEVIASAAEYAREQGFSLVGPLAVTFTAKPDLETGRFRVHSSTVRAAGTSDAAPGTPSASGTPGTPGAASNQPAAAHAWTGAVPEPPRHPLIDIDGKRYLLTSESTVLGRGTESDIVVDDTGVSRRHLEIRRTPRGVVVTDLGSTNGTFVEGNRITAATLVDGNTITMGRTRLLYYSGEGADA encoded by the coding sequence ATGGGCGTTCTCGACAGGTTCGAGAAGGGCGTCGAACGCGTGGTGAGCTCTGCCTTCGCCAAGGCGTTCCGCTCCGAGGTCAAGCCCGTCGAGATCGCGAGCGCCATCCGCAAGGACATGGACGACCGCGCCGCCTCGTTCTCGCGCGGCCGCACCGTCGTGCCGAACGCGTTCGACGTCGAGCTCGGCGAGAGCGACCACGAGCGCATCGTCGAGTGGGGCGAGGACGCCCTGGCCGACGAGGTCATCGCCTCGGCCGCCGAGTACGCCCGCGAGCAGGGCTTCTCCCTGGTCGGCCCGCTCGCCGTCACGTTCACCGCCAAGCCCGACCTGGAGACCGGCCGGTTCCGCGTCCACTCCTCCACCGTCCGCGCCGCCGGCACCTCGGACGCCGCGCCCGGCACGCCCTCCGCCTCCGGCACGCCCGGCACGCCCGGCGCCGCCTCGAACCAGCCGGCCGCCGCGCACGCCTGGACCGGCGCCGTCCCCGAGCCGCCGCGTCACCCGCTCATCGACATCGACGGCAAGCGCTACCTCCTCACCAGCGAGAGCACGGTCCTGGGCCGCGGCACGGAGTCGGACATCGTCGTCGACGACACGGGCGTCTCGCGCCGCCACCTCGAGATCCGACGCACGCCCCGCGGCGTCGTCGTCACCGACCTCGGCTCCACGAACGGCACGTTCGTCGAGGGCAACCGCATCACCGCCGCCACGCTCGTGGACGGCAACACCATCACGATGGGCCGCACGCGGCTCCTGTACTACTCGGGTGAGGGCGCCGACGCGTGA